The Mycolicibacterium parafortuitum nucleotide sequence CGGGGGCGGCCGCATGAACTTCCTGCAGGAGGCGCTGTGCTTCATCTTCACCGCGGCCAACTGGGGCGGGCCTGCCGGGCTGACCGCACGCATCCTCGAACACCTTCAGTACACCGCGATCGCGGTGTTCTTCTCGGCGCTGATCGCGGTGCCGCTGGGCATGGTGATCGGGCACACGGGCCGCGGCACCTTCCTGGTCGTCACCGGGGTGAACGCGCTGCGGGCCCTGCCGACCCTGGGTGTGCTGCTGCTCGGGGTGCTGTTGTGGGGGCTGGGACTGGTCCCGCCCACGGTCGCACTGATGCTGTTGGGTATCCCGCCGCTGCTGGCCGGCACCTATTCGGGCATCGCGAACGTGGACCGCACGGTGGTCGACGCGGCCAGGTCGATGGGTATGACCGAGACCCGGATCCTGCTGCGGGTGGAAACCCCGAACGCGATGCCGCTGATCCTGGGCGGGCTGCGGACCGCCACCCTACAGATCGTCGCGACCGCGACCGTCGCCGCGTACGCGAGCCTGGGCGGGCTGGGCCGGTATCTGATCGACGGCATCAAGGTGCGCGAGTTCTACCTGGCGCTCGTCGGCGCGTTGATGGTCACCGCGCTGGCCCTGATCCTCGACGCGCTGCTCGCGTTCGCGGTCTGGGCGTCGGTGCCCGGCACCGGCCGACTGAGCCGCAGACGGACGCTGCCGCAGCCGTTCCTCGACGACGAGGTGGCACTGGAAACGGCTTCGCCGGGCCGTACGCGGTCCGCTCACGGCCGCGCCGGACCGTCGCCTACGGTAGAGGCATGAGTGAAGCCGATCGCTCGGAGGCGAGCACCTGGCCCGCGGTGCTGACATGGCGTGCGCATGACGAACCCCGCATGGAGTCGGTCCGGGTGCAGATGTCCGGCAAACGCATCAAGGCCTACGGCCGCGTCGTGGCGGCCGCCACATCGGCGCATCCGGCGTTCAGCGCGTCCTACGACCTCGTCACCGACGAGCTCGGCGGGACCAAACGGCTGTCGCTGACCGTCACGCTTGCCGAGCGGGAGCGTCAGCTCTCGATCGCGCGTGACGAGGAGAACATGTGGCTGGTCCAGGAGCATTCCGGGCAGACCAGCCGGTCGGCCTTCGACGGTGCGCTCGACGTCGACATGGTGTTCAGCCCGTTCTTCAACGCGCTGCCGATCCGCAGGCTCGGGGTGTTGCCGGGCAGCGGAGAGTCTGCCGTCGTCCCGGTGGTCTATGTGCGGGTGCCCGACCTGTCGGTGGTGGTCGAGACGATCAGCTACGACGCGACCGATACCGGCATCAAGCTGAAGTCGCCGGTCGCCGACACCACGATCACCGTCGACGACGACGGTTTCATCCTCGACTATCCAGGGTTGGCAGAGCGGCTCTGATCACCCCGCCGGCGCGCCCGGCGGCGGCGAGTTCGTCGCGCCAGCCGTCGGATCCGATCACCACCGTCACGATCTGCGGACGGGTGAACGTGTCGTAGCGGATTCGCGCCGCGTGCCCGATCTCGACAAGATCGGCCACCGACTGGTGGTCGGCGAGATGGTTGCGGGCGTCGATCAGCAGCCGCAGCGTCTGATCGAGCACCGGCAGCAGCTGGTCGGCGTTCGCCTCGCACATCGCCCGCACCAGGTCGGGTGCGGTGCCCGCGACCCGGGTGCCGTCCCGGAACGATCCGGCGGCCAACGCGTACGCCAGCGGTACCTCGCCGGCGGTGGCGGCGAGCGCCTCGGCGAGCAGGTGCGGCAGATGCGAGATGGTCGCGGCCGCGATGTCGTGCTCATCGGAGCGGGCCGGCACGACGAACGCGCGGCAGTCCAGCGCCAGGTGCATCACGGTCGCCCAGATACCGGGGTCGACATGGTCGTCGACGCTGAGCACCCACGGTGTGTCGGCGAACAGGTCGGTGTCGCCGGCGGCCCAGCCCGAGTATGCGGTTCCGGTCATCGGGTGGCCGCCGACGAACCGGTCGAGCAGCCCGGCCTCGTCGACCTCCCGCAGCACGGCACCCTTGACGCTGGTCACGTCGGTCAGCGCACAGTTCGGGGCGGTCTCGCGGACATGGCGCAGCATCAGCGGCAGCGCGGGCATCGGTACGGCGAGCACGATGAGCGCGTCGACGGCTGCCGCGCGCGACAGTGCCTCGCCGAGATCGGAGGTGGCGTCGAATCCGTCGCGGCGGGCGGCGTCGACGCCGTCGACCGAACGGTTGTAGCCGAAGACCTCCCGACCGGCCGCCTTGGCCGCCCGCATCAGTGACCCGCCGATCAGGCCGAGGCCGATCACGCACACCGGTGTCTTCGTCACCCGCCCAGGGTACGGACCCGCTGGTCAAGGTACTTGCTGGGGACTACGGTTAGCTCCCATGGGAGCGCAGAGTGCACAGAAGCAGGAGCGGGCGACCGACGTCCCGGACGGCTTCGGCGTGGCGGTCGTCCGGGAGGACGGCAAGTGGCGATGCACAGCGATGCGAAAGGACGCACTGACCAGCCTGACCGCCGCCGAGACAGAGTTGCGTGAATTACGCAGTGCCGGGGCCGTTTTCGGCATCCTCGACGTCGACGACGAGTTCTTCGTGATCGTGCGGCCCGCACCGTCGGGGACGCGGCTGCTGCTCTCGGACGCCACCGCGGCGCTGGACTACGACCTCGCGGCGGAGGTGCTGGAGAAGCTCGACGCCGACATCGACGACGACGAGCTCGAGCGGTGCGACCCGTTCGAGGAAGGCGACCTGGGCGTGCTCGCCGACATCGGTCTGCCCGAGGCGGTGCTCGGGGTGATCCTCGACGAGAGCGACGACCTGTACGCCGACGAGCAGGTGGACCGGATCGCACGGGAGATGGGCTTCGCCGACGAGCTGTCGGCGGTCCTCAAGCGTCTTGGCCGGTGATCGGCGCGACGAGGCGCTGATCCGGTCGGCTCTGGATGCCGCGACCGCGGCCGGGCCGCGCGACGTCCCGATCGGTGCGGTGGTGATCGGCGCGGACGGCACGGAGTTGGCGCGCGCGGCCAACGCCCGCGAGGCGCTCGGCGACCCGACCGCGCACGCCGAGATCCTGGCGTTGCGGGCCGCAGCACTGGTCAACGGCGACGGCTGGCGGCTGGAGGGCGCGACGCTGGCGGTGACGGTCGAGCCGTGCACGATGTGCGC carries:
- a CDS encoding ABC transporter permease, encoding MNFLQEALCFIFTAANWGGPAGLTARILEHLQYTAIAVFFSALIAVPLGMVIGHTGRGTFLVVTGVNALRALPTLGVLLLGVLLWGLGLVPPTVALMLLGIPPLLAGTYSGIANVDRTVVDAARSMGMTETRILLRVETPNAMPLILGGLRTATLQIVATATVAAYASLGGLGRYLIDGIKVREFYLALVGALMVTALALILDALLAFAVWASVPGTGRLSRRRTLPQPFLDDEVALETASPGRTRSAHGRAGPSPTVEA
- a CDS encoding putative glycolipid-binding domain-containing protein; protein product: MSEADRSEASTWPAVLTWRAHDEPRMESVRVQMSGKRIKAYGRVVAAATSAHPAFSASYDLVTDELGGTKRLSLTVTLAERERQLSIARDEENMWLVQEHSGQTSRSAFDGALDVDMVFSPFFNALPIRRLGVLPGSGESAVVPVVYVRVPDLSVVVETISYDATDTGIKLKSPVADTTITVDDDGFILDYPGLAERL
- a CDS encoding prephenate dehydrogenase yields the protein MCVIGLGLIGGSLMRAAKAAGREVFGYNRSVDGVDAARRDGFDATSDLGEALSRAAAVDALIVLAVPMPALPLMLRHVRETAPNCALTDVTSVKGAVLREVDEAGLLDRFVGGHPMTGTAYSGWAAGDTDLFADTPWVLSVDDHVDPGIWATVMHLALDCRAFVVPARSDEHDIAAATISHLPHLLAEALAATAGEVPLAYALAAGSFRDGTRVAGTAPDLVRAMCEANADQLLPVLDQTLRLLIDARNHLADHQSVADLVEIGHAARIRYDTFTRPQIVTVVIGSDGWRDELAAAGRAGGVIRAALPTLDSRG
- a CDS encoding tRNA adenosine deaminase-associated protein, with the translated sequence MGAQSAQKQERATDVPDGFGVAVVREDGKWRCTAMRKDALTSLTAAETELRELRSAGAVFGILDVDDEFFVIVRPAPSGTRLLLSDATAALDYDLAAEVLEKLDADIDDDELERCDPFEEGDLGVLADIGLPEAVLGVILDESDDLYADEQVDRIAREMGFADELSAVLKRLGR
- a CDS encoding nucleoside deaminase: MAGDRRDEALIRSALDAATAAGPRDVPIGAVVIGADGTELARAANAREALGDPTAHAEILALRAAALVNGDGWRLEGATLAVTVEPCTMCAGALVMARVARVVFGAWEPKTGAVGSLWDVVRDRRLTHRPQVRGGVLEAECAAPLEEFFARQR